One window of Sinorhizobium fredii NGR234 genomic DNA carries:
- a CDS encoding membrane protein, with translation MPQTMPHGAALLLAFIREAEVGRNDRASYDVIYAHRQAGLTKPLTAMTLGEVIAAQKTWSKAHGSSAAGAYQFMRATLLGLLREIPWLREEQVFEPALQDSLALHLLNCRGFTSFVSGEISATEFGRRLAMEWASLPVLAETDGDRRGLRRGQSYYAGDGRNKALVKPDRVEAVLRQVLAASRSSDVMPEPVEAASTPTARSEPRRRPVARSGRFWTWLLTAGGTIVTALKELNLVVLDWRVQLAILATIVGFAIYAISSMPAVREALGLGR, from the coding sequence ATGCCCCAAACCATGCCTCACGGCGCGGCGCTTTTGCTTGCCTTCATCCGCGAAGCGGAAGTCGGGCGGAACGATCGCGCCTCCTATGATGTGATTTATGCCCACAGGCAAGCCGGCCTGACAAAGCCGCTGACTGCGATGACGCTCGGTGAGGTGATTGCCGCCCAGAAGACGTGGTCGAAGGCGCATGGGTCAAGCGCCGCCGGCGCCTATCAATTCATGCGCGCAACCCTGCTTGGGCTGCTGCGGGAAATCCCGTGGCTCAGGGAGGAGCAGGTCTTCGAGCCCGCGCTTCAGGACAGCTTAGCGCTTCATCTCCTGAACTGCCGCGGTTTCACAAGCTTCGTTTCCGGCGAGATCAGCGCGACCGAGTTCGGCCGGCGGCTGGCGATGGAATGGGCATCGCTTCCCGTGCTTGCAGAGACCGACGGCGACCGGCGGGGGCTGAGGCGCGGGCAGTCCTATTATGCCGGGGACGGGCGCAACAAGGCGCTGGTGAAGCCGGATAGGGTCGAGGCAGTGCTTCGCCAGGTGCTCGCCGCCTCCCGTTCTTCCGATGTTATGCCGGAGCCAGTGGAGGCCGCGTCGACTCCCACGGCGCGGTCCGAACCGCGGCGCAGGCCCGTTGCCCGTTCCGGGCGGTTCTGGACATGGCTGTTGACCGCCGGTGGAACGATCGTCACCGCGCTCAAGGAATTGAACCTCGTGGTGCTCGACTGGCGGGTGCAGCTTGCCATTCTGGCGACGATCGTCGGCTTCGCGATCTACGCGATCTCGTCGATGCCGGCGGTTCGCGAAGCCCTGGGGCTCGGGCGATGA
- a CDS encoding TylF/MycF/NovP-related O-methyltransferase, with product MGIREVKKRLRFLAEGEDSLPGYKADGFKVINKNTDFLSDLRFAAAWRFAEAGNRVAWQKRKRVPDIRWRAHTCCFAALRALRLEGDFVEFGVNAGLLSMTVCEYLNFSVLDRKFWLFDTFAGIPEGEMTVNEAMLAKQRNSGIYFDVYEIAKQNFSKFENAILVKGLLPATLHDVPIEKIAYLSIDLNVAKYEQECIERVWDKVVTGATIVLDDYAFRGCEQQNAMWNEFAAAHGQSILTIPTGQGLLVKQ from the coding sequence ATGGGTATCCGCGAAGTCAAAAAGCGCCTTCGGTTCCTTGCCGAAGGCGAGGACTCTCTACCCGGTTACAAGGCCGACGGCTTCAAGGTCATAAACAAGAATACGGATTTCCTGAGCGATCTGCGATTTGCCGCTGCTTGGCGCTTCGCTGAGGCGGGTAACCGAGTGGCGTGGCAAAAGCGCAAGCGCGTCCCTGACATCCGTTGGCGGGCTCACACGTGTTGCTTTGCCGCGCTTCGAGCGCTCAGACTCGAAGGCGATTTTGTCGAATTCGGCGTGAACGCCGGCCTGCTTTCGATGACCGTTTGTGAGTATCTTAATTTTTCCGTGCTTGACCGGAAATTCTGGCTCTTCGACACCTTCGCAGGCATTCCCGAGGGCGAGATGACTGTCAACGAGGCAATGCTGGCAAAGCAGCGTAACTCGGGCATCTACTTCGATGTTTATGAGATCGCAAAGCAAAACTTCTCCAAGTTTGAGAATGCAATTTTGGTGAAGGGACTTCTGCCGGCAACCCTTCATGACGTGCCGATCGAAAAGATTGCCTATCTCTCAATCGACCTCAATGTCGCGAAATATGAGCAAGAATGTATAGAGCGGGTCTGGGATAAAGTCGTCACCGGGGCGACTATCGTGCTTGACGACTATGCCTTCAGAGGGTGCGAGCAGCAAAATGCGATGTGGAATGAGTTTGCTGCTGCCCATGGGCAATCAATATTGACTATACCGACCGGCCAAGGACTACTGGTGAAGCAGTAA
- a CDS encoding glycosyltransferase family 2 protein, protein MAKSKVVVVFPVYNGERTLFSSLQCIADQTFRDFEAIVIDNKSTDDTLGVAEQFCRSDRRFSIVRNEQHVSAPENFARAFQLGAARGEYFCLRACDDHSSLDFLACLVEALDRDPTKLLAACSTKVIEPNGSRIKSPDKATLDFTQSYVSGRVPRNLTFPAEWIYGLFRASAKDMLMARWFELGNPWCLASYIVAEFVVRDSVAYVQGPTYDFTEGSGSQKRYGAKSFREKLDQRLRYTFGCYKLARKLPPVRIITRLKFFKMCWNDARRKTRYKLFWIF, encoded by the coding sequence ATGGCCAAATCGAAGGTCGTGGTCGTCTTTCCTGTTTACAACGGCGAAAGGACTCTCTTCAGCAGTCTACAGTGCATCGCCGATCAGACATTTCGAGATTTCGAAGCGATTGTTATCGACAATAAATCGACCGACGACACACTCGGAGTCGCTGAGCAGTTTTGTAGATCGGATCGTCGCTTCTCCATCGTGAGAAACGAACAGCATGTCAGTGCACCGGAGAACTTCGCTCGCGCTTTCCAACTCGGCGCAGCGCGTGGCGAATATTTCTGCCTTCGCGCATGCGACGACCATTCTTCTCTAGATTTTTTGGCGTGCTTGGTCGAGGCTCTTGACCGGGACCCCACCAAATTACTTGCGGCATGCTCTACAAAGGTGATCGAGCCGAACGGAAGTAGAATAAAATCTCCGGATAAAGCCACTCTTGACTTCACCCAATCATACGTTTCAGGGCGTGTGCCAAGAAACCTAACGTTCCCGGCAGAGTGGATTTACGGCCTGTTTAGGGCCAGCGCCAAAGACATGTTGATGGCACGCTGGTTCGAACTCGGCAATCCCTGGTGTCTCGCATCCTATATCGTGGCAGAGTTTGTCGTTCGTGACTCGGTCGCGTACGTGCAAGGACCAACATACGACTTTACTGAGGGCTCTGGATCGCAGAAACGTTATGGAGCAAAGAGTTTCCGTGAGAAGCTTGATCAGCGGCTAAGATATACATTTGGATGCTATAAGTTAGCAAGAAAACTTCCTCCGGTAAGAATTATCACAAGGTTAAAGTTCTTTAAGATGTGCTGGAATGATGCACGGCGGAAGACGCGTTACAAGCTTTTCTGGATTTTTTAA
- a CDS encoding DUF6973 domain-containing protein, translating into MPNYRTLLNGLTFADALALAEKQAFAVPDANLQTIVRSSASPPNSLGERVAKAGEILGASAEALAGDPWVRLRNHPNSGNSLTADELAGLKREFGWSPTGAGDLGAAVWEHFRLNGHPATPFYDGFNAQSASGRINVQGCAPGIDYDPRKRPQGDCRDGIRHALWSARMAQRSPDMAAAVGDGRERMAPSSYKSHYMDLHNNRIGRDIGAAIPDADYDTILGRVADAVRAGRVVADVRQVPSAPVDTEMTRRRAARDFKRHDSGTDAGLLRRR; encoded by the coding sequence ATGCCAAACTATAGAACTCTGTTGAATGGCCTGACTTTCGCAGACGCGCTTGCGCTCGCGGAGAAACAGGCTTTTGCCGTTCCTGATGCAAACTTGCAAACAATAGTCAGATCGTCGGCATCGCCGCCGAATTCACTCGGCGAACGAGTCGCGAAAGCTGGCGAAATCTTAGGCGCTTCGGCCGAAGCATTGGCAGGAGACCCATGGGTTCGCCTTCGGAACCATCCGAATTCCGGCAATTCGCTGACGGCGGACGAGTTGGCGGGACTTAAACGCGAGTTCGGCTGGTCGCCAACTGGCGCCGGTGATTTGGGGGCAGCGGTGTGGGAGCACTTCAGGCTGAACGGCCACCCAGCGACTCCATTTTACGACGGCTTCAATGCCCAGTCGGCAAGTGGACGGATAAATGTACAGGGTTGTGCGCCGGGTATCGACTACGACCCGAGAAAGAGACCGCAGGGCGATTGTCGCGACGGTATCCGTCACGCGCTCTGGAGCGCCCGCATGGCTCAGCGCAGCCCGGATATGGCGGCTGCTGTGGGGGACGGACGTGAGAGAATGGCTCCATCCAGCTACAAGTCGCATTACATGGATCTTCACAACAATCGGATCGGACGCGACATCGGTGCAGCAATCCCCGACGCGGACTATGACACGATTCTCGGACGTGTCGCAGATGCCGTGCGGGCCGGCAGAGTGGTTGCGGATGTGAGGCAGGTTCCTTCAGCGCCGGTGGATACTGAAATGACACGCAGGCGCGCGGCACGCGATTTCAAACGCCACGATTCCGGTACGGACGCGGGGCTGCTGCGTCGACGCTGA
- a CDS encoding tail fiber domain-containing protein → MGKSKAPTPPDPKATAAAQTATNIGTAVANGYMGNVNQVTPDGSLTYSYTKQKWTDPLSGNVYDLPVATATQTLSEMQDKIKKQNDQASLNLATLATSQSSRLNDLLGKPMDISKAPAAGDHSKLTLPQYQQFSAGPELQTSVGNAGNIARSYETDFDTSKYENALMARLNPQLERDRAALETRLANQGLQPGSEAYNRAIDEANRTSNDARIAAVLNAGQEQTRLANLANQKASFENAAQAQGYAQALQNADFGNNAKQQMHQNGQSATAANNALKDQSFNAQQAQINAENTARANHLNEQYALRNQPINEISALLSGAQVTTPNFVPTQGQSIQPVDYAGLVQQNYQNQMAAYNARQQSGGNLLGNVLGMFEKIPLSDRRAKKNIEKVGRLKAHNLYEFDYKGEQAGGPKHIGVMAQEVERTRPDAVIRGPDGMRRVDYGRLFAAGHRGRK, encoded by the coding sequence ATGGGAAAATCAAAAGCGCCCACGCCCCCGGATCCGAAGGCGACGGCGGCCGCGCAGACCGCTACCAACATCGGCACGGCCGTTGCAAACGGATACATGGGAAATGTCAACCAGGTGACGCCGGACGGCAGCCTCACCTACAGCTACACGAAGCAGAAATGGACCGACCCCTTGAGCGGGAACGTCTACGATCTGCCCGTGGCGACGGCGACGCAGACGCTCTCGGAGATGCAGGACAAGATCAAGAAACAGAACGACCAGGCGAGCCTCAATCTTGCGACGCTCGCCACTTCGCAATCGAGCCGGCTGAACGATCTGCTCGGGAAGCCGATGGACATTTCGAAGGCGCCGGCTGCAGGCGACCATTCGAAGCTCACGCTGCCGCAATACCAGCAGTTTTCCGCCGGGCCGGAGCTTCAAACCTCGGTCGGCAATGCCGGCAACATTGCGCGCAGCTACGAGACGGATTTCGACACCTCGAAATACGAGAATGCGCTGATGGCGCGGCTCAACCCGCAGCTCGAACGCGACCGGGCGGCGCTGGAAACGCGGCTTGCCAACCAGGGCCTGCAGCCGGGATCGGAGGCCTATAACCGGGCGATCGACGAGGCGAACCGGACGTCCAACGACGCCCGCATCGCCGCCGTGCTTAACGCCGGCCAGGAGCAGACGCGCCTCGCCAACCTCGCCAACCAGAAGGCGAGCTTCGAGAATGCGGCACAGGCGCAGGGCTACGCCCAGGCGCTGCAGAACGCCGACTTCGGCAACAACGCCAAGCAGCAGATGCACCAGAACGGGCAGTCGGCGACGGCCGCCAACAATGCGCTCAAAGATCAGAGCTTCAACGCACAACAGGCGCAGATCAATGCCGAGAATACCGCGCGAGCGAACCATCTCAACGAGCAATATGCGTTGCGCAACCAGCCGATCAACGAGATCTCGGCGCTGCTTTCCGGCGCGCAGGTGACGACCCCCAACTTCGTGCCGACGCAGGGGCAGTCGATCCAGCCGGTCGACTATGCCGGGCTGGTGCAGCAGAACTACCAGAACCAGATGGCGGCCTATAACGCCCGGCAGCAGTCGGGCGGCAATCTGCTCGGGAACGTCCTTGGGATGTTCGAGAAGATTCCGCTATCCGATCGCCGCGCCAAGAAGAACATCGAGAAGGTCGGCAGGCTCAAGGCGCACAATCTCTACGAGTTCGACTACAAGGGTGAGCAGGCCGGCGGGCCGAAGCATATCGGCGTGATGGCGCAGGAGGTGGAGAGGACCCGCCCCGACGCGGTGATCCGCGGGCCGGACGGCATGCGCCGGGTGGATTACGGCAGGCTTTTCGCGGCGGGGCACAGGGGGCGGAAGTAG
- a CDS encoding GNAT family N-acetyltransferase — translation MNIIWGGAGDPATNEAIAGFVAAHIDGCGRGFADFTTLGVTAEGRLVAGVVYHSYSPEAGVVELSAAATSKGWLTRPVLKAMFGYPFDEIGCQMAVLRVSEENAGMVSIARRFGFTRYRIPRLRGREEAEIIFTLTDNDWRAHPVNQR, via the coding sequence TTGAACATCATCTGGGGCGGGGCGGGGGACCCGGCGACCAACGAAGCGATCGCCGGCTTCGTCGCCGCCCATATCGACGGCTGCGGACGCGGCTTTGCCGACTTCACCACGCTGGGCGTGACGGCGGAGGGAAGGCTCGTCGCCGGCGTCGTCTACCACAGTTATTCGCCTGAAGCGGGCGTCGTCGAGCTTTCGGCCGCCGCCACCAGCAAAGGCTGGCTGACGCGGCCGGTGCTGAAGGCCATGTTCGGCTATCCCTTCGACGAGATCGGCTGCCAGATGGCGGTGCTGCGCGTCTCGGAGGAGAACGCCGGCATGGTCTCGATCGCCCGGCGTTTCGGCTTCACAAGGTACCGCATCCCCCGCCTTCGCGGACGGGAGGAAGCGGAAATCATCTTCACTCTGACCGACAACGACTGGCGGGCCCATCCCGTCAACCAACGATAG